A single region of the Triticum dicoccoides isolate Atlit2015 ecotype Zavitan chromosome 2B, WEW_v2.0, whole genome shotgun sequence genome encodes:
- the LOC119365438 gene encoding probable cation transporter HKT7, with the protein MHPNTSTHTYSDSSTSNMAGAHRKVRELLEHTRRRSTAALNNVMSLMRSLSGSYAQHHVKERVARWRRALAGRLSPRLGSPLVHVAYFLAVSWLGYLVLAQLRFRAGGEGTRRPGAIDLFFTAVSAATVSSMSTVEMEAFSNGQLLVLTVLMFVGGEVFLSLLGLASKWSKLRKQAVRKSRRVEIHDVAELEMPPVAAAGEFDNPTSITSTADDEMSKPLDRFDDTRLRRDAVLSLFFVVLAILLTVHVVGAVAVAAYILHASPAARRTLREKALNEWTFAVFTTVSTFSSCGYMPTNENMAVFKRDTGLQLLLVPQALVGNTLFPPLLAACVRAAAAATRRVELKETAKEGGELTGYYHLLPARRCAMLAATVAGFVAVQAAMLCGMEWGGALSGMSAWEKVSNAVFLAVNSRHTGETTLDLSTLAPAILVLFVLMMYLPPYTTWFPFGESSSVKDHPTEETQGVRLLKSTLLSQLSYLAIFVIAICVTEREKLKEDPLNFNLLSIVVEVVSAYGNVGFSMGYSCSRQISPDGMCTDRWTGFAGRWSDSGKLILILVMLFGRLKKFSMNAGKAWKLS; encoded by the exons ATGCATCCCAACACGTCCACACATACATACTCAGACAGTAGTACATCAAACATGGCCGGAGCTCATCGTAAGGTCCGCGAGCTGTTAGAGCACACGCGGCGGCGCTCGACGGCCGCGCTCAACAATGTAATGTCCCTCATGCGCTCGCTATCCGGGTCATACGCGCAGCACCACGTCAAGGagcgcgtggcgcggtggcgccgcGCGCTCGCCGGGCGGTTATCGCCGCGCCTCGGCTCGCCGCTCGTCCACGTCGCGTACTTCCTCGCCGTCTCCTGGCTCGGTTACCTTGTCCTCGCGCAGCTCAGGTTCCGCGCCGGCGGCGAGGGGACGAGGCGGCCCGGCGCCATCGATCTGTTCTTCACCGCCGTCTCGGCCGCGACGGTGTCGAGCATGTCCACCGTCGAGATGGAGGCGTTCTCCAACGGCCAGCTCCTCGTCCTGACCGTGCTCATGTTCGTCGGCGGCGAGGTGTTTTTGTCGCTCCTAGGCCTCGCGTCCAAGTGGTCCAAGCTGAGGAAGCAAGCTGTACGCAAATCCCGTCGCGTCGAGATCCACGACGTCGCCGAGCTTGAGATGCCGCCGGTCGCCGCTGCTGGCGAATTCGACAACCCAACGTCGATTACGTCGACCGCCGACGACGAGATGAGCAAGCCGTTGGACCGCTTCGATGACACGAGGCTGCGGCGCGACGCGGTGTTGTCGCTCTTCTTCGTCGTCCTCGCCATCCTCCTGACGGTGCACGTCgtcggagccgtcgccgtcgcggcGTACATCTTGCATGcgtcgccggcggcgaggcggaCGCTTCGGGAGAAGGCCCTGAACGAGTGGACATTCGCCGTGTTCACGACGGTGTCCACGTTCTCGAGCTGCGGGTACATGCCGACAAACGAGAACATGGCGGTGTTCAAGCGGGACACCGGTCTGCAGCTGCTGCTCGTGCCGCAGGCGCTGGTCGGGAACACGCTGTTCCCGCCGCTGCTGGCCGCGTGCGTGCGCGCCGCCGCCGCGGCAACCAGGCGCGTGGAGCTCAAGGAGACGGCGAAGGAGGGCGGGGAACTGACGGGGTACTACCACCTGCTCCCGGCGCGGCGGTGCGCGATGCTAGCGGCAACGGTGGCCGGGTTCGTCGCCGTGCAGGCGGCGATGTTGTGCGGCATGGAGTGGGGTGGCGCGCTGAGCGGGATGAGCGCGTGGGAGAAGGTGTCGAACGCGGTGTTCCTCGCGGTGAACTCCCGGCACACCGGCGAGACAACCCTCGACCTCTCCACCCTCGCGCCGGCCATCCTCGTCCTCTTCGTGCTCATGAT GTACCTCCCTCCATACACGACATGGTTTCCATTTGGAGAGAGCTCCAGCGTGAAGGACCATCCCACGGAGGAGACCCAGGGGGTGAGGTTGCTCAAGAGCACGCTTCTGTCACAACTCTCCTACCTTGCCATCTTTGTCATCGCCATCTGCGTCACTGAGAGGGAAAAGCTCAAGGAGGACCCCCTCAACTTCAACTTGCTCAGCATCGTCGTCGAAGTCGTCAG CGCTTATGGAAATGTGGGCTTCTCCATGGGCTACAGCTGCAGTAGGCAGATCAGCCCGGACGGGATGTGCACTGACAGGTGGACCGGCTTCGCTGGGAGGTGGAGCGATTCCGGCAAACTCATCCTCATTCTTGTCATGCTCTTCGGGAGGCTGAAAAAGTTCAGCATGAACGCGGGCAAAGCCTGGAAGCTTAGTTAG